From the genome of Turicibacter faecis, one region includes:
- a CDS encoding 6-pyruvoyl trahydropterin synthase family protein encodes MFTLKSEIQFDTAHYLSGYQGKCKNIHGHRYRLVVKVSSQDLHETGHLRGMVDDFSSVKEALKKIHDRFDHKLVVEASEEGKEVAKKLEESGLAFEIVFVPYRPTAEEMSRDIYRNLKADGVAVTEVELFETPTNSCIYTEEYSCSK; translated from the coding sequence ATGTTTACATTAAAAAGTGAAATTCAATTTGATACTGCGCATTATTTAAGCGGATATCAAGGAAAGTGTAAAAATATTCATGGGCATCGTTATCGATTAGTCGTTAAAGTTTCAAGTCAAGATTTGCATGAAACGGGTCACTTACGAGGAATGGTCGATGATTTTTCATCGGTCAAAGAAGCCCTTAAAAAGATTCATGATCGCTTTGATCACAAGTTAGTCGTTGAGGCGAGCGAAGAGGGGAAAGAAGTCGCCAAAAAATTAGAAGAATCAGGACTTGCGTTTGAAATCGTCTTTGTTCCCTATCGACCAACAGCTGAGGAAATGTCACGCGACATTTATCGAAATTTAAAAGCAGATGGGGTAGCCGTCACTGAGGTAGAGTTATTTGAAACCCCAACGAATAGTTGTATTTATACGGAGGAATATTCATGTTCAAAGTAA
- a CDS encoding BspA family leucine-rich repeat surface protein translates to MATFTLDDWDYDDTSPDKYILNGWTGSTTEKEIYIPGEYNGRQISLKDLKIFPSSMTHLELEEVNGKKVQLETTNLSESFRYRSKIIHIDLSGLDTGNVTNMYRMFDGCSGLTSVDVSGFDTGNVTNMSCMFNECSGLTSVDVSRFDMTNVTDMSYMFSDCGGRGGNGPKFERISNGKCPEYEWDVFGL, encoded by the coding sequence ATGGCAACATTTACTTTGGATGATTGGGATTATGATGACACAAGCCCAGATAAATATATACTGAATGGATGGACGGGAAGTACCACGGAAAAGGAAATCTATATTCCAGGGGAGTATAACGGACGTCAAATTAGTTTAAAAGACCTTAAAATTTTCCCATCTTCGATGACCCACTTAGAACTAGAGGAAGTGAATGGGAAAAAAGTACAATTAGAAACCACCAACTTATCGGAATCTTTTCGTTATAGAAGTAAGATTATTCATATTGATCTAAGCGGATTGGATACGGGAAACGTCACGAATATGTATAGGATGTTTGATGGCTGTAGTGGGTTAACAAGTGTGGATGTGAGTGGATTTGATACGGGAAATGTCACGAATATGAGTTGTATGTTTAATGAATGTAGTGGGTTAACAAGTGTGGATGTGAGTAGGTTTGATATGACAAATGTTACGGATATGAGTTACATGTTTAGTGATTGCGGGGGGAGGGGGGGTAACGGACCTAAGTTTGAGAGGATTTCAAATGGGAAATGTCCTGAATATGAGTGGGATGTTTTCGGGTTGTAG
- a CDS encoding sodium-dependent transporter: protein MARQQWSSRQTFIMAAIGSAVGLGNAWRFPGIAYQNGGGAFLIPYFVALLTAGIPLLALELSIGKRFQSGAPGALAKLNKKFEWIGWWGVVTAFCICAYYSVVLAWVIDYVGLSFRSPWMEKAAADVFTGDVLQVSSGMFDLGGFSPIVVIALVIGWFCMWYCIRHGVTSVGKIVKYTVILPVILLGILIVRAVTLPGSWEGLSYYLTPDWSKLLDVNVWAAAYGQIFFSLSILFSIMIAYGSYLSKDAEVTKDAMIIGFADAAISFLSGFAAFGTLGYLAQISGVAISDMSHTGIMLAFVTYPEALGQMPGGSLGVILFSLVFFLMLFTLAIDSAFSIMEAIITAVVDKFGWNKEKTTLWLCVIGCLASLIFATRAGLYWLDIVDHFVNDFNLIAIGFVECLALGWMFGAKKLRGYLNENTDFKYGVWWDIAIKYICPVIFLFISITYLITNLQTPYSGYPLSHLVAGGWGVVVLTIVVGVVMSFIPGKEDSYSNQHVHNEASNLVESE from the coding sequence ATGGCACGTCAACAATGGAGTTCGAGACAAACCTTTATTATGGCGGCAATCGGATCGGCTGTCGGACTCGGAAATGCCTGGCGTTTTCCGGGAATTGCCTATCAAAATGGAGGAGGCGCATTCTTAATCCCTTATTTTGTGGCCTTGCTAACAGCAGGTATTCCATTATTAGCACTTGAGTTATCAATTGGAAAAAGATTTCAGTCTGGTGCACCGGGTGCACTAGCCAAACTTAACAAGAAGTTTGAATGGATTGGTTGGTGGGGGGTGGTTACTGCCTTCTGTATTTGTGCCTACTATTCGGTTGTTTTGGCTTGGGTGATTGATTATGTTGGATTATCTTTCCGATCACCTTGGATGGAAAAAGCAGCTGCTGATGTTTTTACGGGGGATGTTTTACAGGTTTCAAGTGGTATGTTTGACTTAGGTGGATTTAGTCCAATTGTTGTTATTGCATTAGTGATTGGATGGTTTTGTATGTGGTATTGTATTCGTCATGGTGTCACATCAGTCGGAAAGATTGTGAAGTATACCGTTATTTTACCTGTCATTTTATTAGGAATTTTAATTGTTCGTGCGGTGACGCTTCCAGGGTCTTGGGAGGGATTAAGTTACTACTTAACACCTGATTGGTCTAAGTTACTCGATGTTAATGTTTGGGCGGCTGCTTATGGACAAATATTTTTTAGTTTAAGTATCTTATTCTCAATCATGATCGCTTACGGAAGTTACTTAAGTAAGGATGCGGAAGTAACTAAAGATGCTATGATTATTGGGTTTGCTGATGCCGCAATCAGTTTTTTATCTGGATTTGCCGCTTTCGGGACTTTAGGTTATTTAGCACAAATTAGTGGTGTTGCAATTTCTGATATGAGTCATACGGGAATTATGTTAGCCTTTGTGACCTATCCAGAAGCGCTTGGGCAAATGCCTGGAGGAAGTCTTGGGGTCATTTTATTCTCATTAGTCTTTTTCCTTATGTTATTCACGCTTGCGATTGATTCAGCCTTCTCAATTATGGAGGCGATTATTACAGCAGTAGTTGATAAATTTGGGTGGAACAAAGAGAAAACAACACTTTGGTTATGCGTCATCGGATGTTTAGCTAGCTTAATTTTTGCAACACGTGCTGGACTTTATTGGTTAGATATTGTCGATCACTTCGTCAATGATTTTAATTTAATCGCCATTGGCTTCGTTGAATGTCTCGCCTTGGGATGGATGTTTGGTGCTAAAAAATTACGCGGGTATTTAAATGAAAATACAGATTTTAAATATGGCGTTTGGTGGGATATTGCCATTAAATATATTTGCCCTGTCATTTTCTTATTTATTAGCATCACTTACTTAATCACAAATCTTCAAACGCCTTATTCGGGATATCCACTTTCACACCTCGTTGCCGGAGGATGGGGAGTTGTTGTTTTAACCATTGTTGTTGGGGTAGTAATGAGTTTTATCCCGGGTAAAGAAGATTCATATTCAAATCAACACGTTCACAATGAAGCATCAAATTTAGTCGAAAGTGAATAG
- a CDS encoding CPBP family intramembrane glutamic endopeptidase, with protein sequence MILMNQLISALLQVGLLMAIPFLYYVCSRRAFSGFFSWIGLKIGKGLPLKWMFILFTAIGLGVFIPYLWLYQTGCLTYSGFVVDSFLESGWSVQNILILVLWACIQTALSEEIFFRGFLLELFGQWINWGWANLLQATIFGLIHCFSVLNQSIGPIFLVVGLTAGIGWTLGWLKKTKSDGSLFAGILIHAGANLLSTVLVFCFLL encoded by the coding sequence ATGATTTTAATGAATCAGCTTATAAGTGCTTTATTACAAGTCGGTTTGCTAATGGCGATTCCATTTCTTTATTACGTGTGCTCTCGTCGAGCATTTAGCGGCTTCTTTTCTTGGATAGGACTTAAAATAGGTAAGGGATTGCCACTCAAATGGATGTTTATCTTGTTTACAGCTATCGGCCTTGGGGTCTTTATTCCGTATCTTTGGCTTTATCAGACAGGATGTTTAACCTATAGTGGATTTGTTGTGGATTCTTTTTTAGAAAGTGGGTGGAGCGTTCAAAACATTTTAATCCTTGTTTTGTGGGCTTGTATACAAACAGCTCTCTCGGAAGAGATCTTCTTTCGGGGATTTTTGTTAGAATTGTTTGGACAATGGATCAATTGGGGATGGGCAAATCTGTTACAGGCCACGATTTTTGGACTGATTCATTGTTTTTCAGTCTTAAATCAGAGCATTGGGCCTATTTTTTTAGTTGTGGGATTAACGGCCGGTATCGGGTGGACACTTGGCTGGTTAAAGAAAACGAAGTCAGACGGGAGCCTTTTTGCGGGTATTTTGATTCACGCGGGCGCAAATCTCCTTTCAACAGTTCTTGTCTTTTGTTTCTTACTGTAA
- a CDS encoding serine hydrolase domain-containing protein, producing the protein MKKRVGCICLVAVLTLFGGCATTTHLNEEAREKSSKQVEEQENTTTVMSGHYQTLAQSLDAYLKERAFNGVALVASEGEMVLLQPYGMANVKNQEAMSVDHQFHIASVSKSFVAVSILQLVEEGKLSLDQTIESYFPDMPHADQITIHQLLTHTSGLYSGDDLTDYSREVSVMDVIAPAFKASNLYYEEPGTQSIYSNLGYDVLGAIVEQVSGQTYSDYLEEHIFQPAGMTDSGLNVSGEKIEHLATAYNGNIANGDEAKVLHPSFGYSSGGLHSTAMDLYKYDRALRENTLISGESYRLMTQAYSTIGTSAYGYGWFVNAGVENTVSHTGNLIGWHSMFLRHQEDKVTVILLTNHDESDMYMAYNFARLVLAEKETS; encoded by the coding sequence ATGAAAAAAAGAGTCGGGTGTATTTGTTTAGTGGCAGTCCTGACCCTCTTTGGAGGATGCGCGACGACCACTCATTTAAACGAAGAAGCACGGGAGAAATCGTCCAAACAAGTAGAAGAACAAGAAAACACCACAACGGTAATGTCTGGTCATTATCAGACACTGGCTCAGTCCTTGGATGCTTATTTAAAGGAACGCGCTTTCAATGGTGTCGCCTTAGTGGCAAGCGAAGGTGAAATGGTTTTATTACAACCTTACGGAATGGCAAATGTCAAGAATCAAGAAGCGATGAGTGTCGATCATCAATTCCACATTGCCTCGGTTTCTAAATCATTTGTCGCTGTGAGTATTTTACAATTAGTCGAAGAGGGGAAACTCTCCCTCGATCAAACGATTGAGTCGTACTTTCCGGATATGCCTCACGCCGATCAAATTACGATTCATCAATTACTCACACATACCTCGGGACTTTATTCTGGCGATGATTTAACCGATTACTCACGAGAAGTCTCGGTGATGGACGTCATTGCACCGGCATTTAAGGCATCAAACCTTTATTACGAAGAACCCGGAACCCAGTCTATTTATTCGAATTTAGGGTACGACGTGTTAGGGGCGATTGTTGAACAAGTGAGTGGACAGACGTATTCAGATTATTTAGAAGAACACATCTTTCAACCGGCAGGGATGACGGATTCTGGACTGAATGTTTCAGGTGAAAAAATTGAGCATCTCGCCACCGCGTATAATGGAAACATTGCCAATGGGGACGAGGCTAAAGTCTTACACCCCTCGTTCGGTTATTCATCAGGAGGTCTCCATTCAACTGCGATGGACTTATACAAGTATGATCGTGCCTTACGGGAAAATACCCTCATTTCAGGCGAAAGTTATCGTCTCATGACCCAGGCGTATTCAACCATCGGAACCTCGGCTTATGGTTATGGATGGTTTGTCAATGCAGGGGTTGAAAATACCGTGTCACACACCGGAAATCTTATCGGTTGGCATTCAATGTTTTTGCGCCATCAAGAAGATAAAGTGACCGTTATTCTCTTAACGAATCATGATGAGAGTGATATGTATATGGCGTATAACTTTGCACGTTTAGTTTTAGCAGAGAAAGAAACTTCTTAA
- the folE gene encoding GTP cyclohydrolase I: MKRQIDTEKIEACIREILVALGDDPTREGLRETPKRVAKMYEEVFAGMTVSNEEMVHLFGTTFEEEEVANSPHQVVIVRDIPIFSYCEHHLALMYNLTVSVAYLPKDKVIGLSKIARIADMVGRRLQLQERIGEEIAEIIEKITGSEAIMIKIEGEHSCMTARGIKKPGTSTTTLTYRGNKIEQDASLRQEWLMLLN, translated from the coding sequence ATGAAACGTCAGATTGATACTGAAAAAATTGAAGCATGTATTCGAGAGATTTTAGTTGCACTCGGGGATGATCCGACGCGTGAAGGACTAAGAGAGACACCGAAACGGGTGGCCAAAATGTATGAAGAGGTTTTTGCCGGGATGACGGTGAGTAATGAGGAGATGGTTCACTTATTTGGGACCACTTTTGAAGAGGAAGAGGTCGCTAACTCCCCCCATCAAGTCGTCATCGTGCGAGATATTCCGATTTTTAGTTATTGTGAGCATCATTTAGCCTTGATGTATAACCTGACGGTGAGCGTTGCTTATTTGCCAAAAGACAAGGTCATCGGGTTAAGTAAGATAGCGCGTATTGCGGATATGGTTGGGCGACGATTACAACTTCAAGAGCGCATCGGGGAAGAAATCGCCGAAATTATCGAAAAAATTACGGGAAGCGAAGCAATTATGATTAAAATTGAGGGAGAGCATAGTTGTATGACGGCCCGAGGCATAAAAAAACCAGGAACCTCGACTACCACCCTCACGTATCGAGGGAACAAAATCGAACAAGACGCAAGTTTAAGACAAGAGTGGCTTATGCTACTGAATTAA
- the queF gene encoding preQ(1) synthase, with amino-acid sequence MSGRQKEELKEITLLGNQGTAYVYQYDPTILEVFDNKHPNNDYFVKFNCPEFTSLCPITGQPDFATIYISYIPGQKMVESKSLKLYLFSFRNHGDFHEDCMNIIMKDLIRLMDPKYIEVWGKFTPRGGISIDPYCNYGRPGTKYEEMANYRLMNHDLYPEKVDNR; translated from the coding sequence ATGAGCGGTCGTCAAAAAGAAGAATTAAAAGAAATTACCTTACTAGGAAATCAAGGAACAGCCTATGTCTATCAATATGATCCAACGATTTTAGAAGTATTCGATAATAAACATCCGAATAACGATTATTTTGTGAAATTTAACTGTCCTGAATTTACGAGTCTTTGTCCGATTACGGGGCAGCCTGATTTTGCGACGATTTATATTTCCTATATTCCTGGGCAAAAAATGGTAGAGAGCAAATCGTTAAAACTTTATTTATTTAGTTTTCGTAACCACGGAGATTTCCATGAAGATTGCATGAACATCATTATGAAAGATTTAATTCGTCTTATGGATCCAAAGTATATTGAAGTTTGGGGAAAATTTACCCCTCGTGGTGGAATTAGTATTGACCCTTATTGTAACTATGGACGTCCAGGAACAAAATACGAAGAAATGGCTAACTATCGCTTGATGAATCACGATTTATATCCAGAAAAAGTAGATAATCGCTAG
- a CDS encoding BspA family leucine-rich repeat surface protein: MKKSFLFRPRLAREGEVDHINTIEDSRKRRDMMATFNLDNWDYDDTIPDKYILNGWKGSSTETEIYIPGEYSGRQVSVKDLKIFPSSMTHLQLEEVSGKKVQLETTDLLESFKNNQTVLNLNLTGLDTSQVTNMSQMFFDCQEMTDLSLSGLDTSQVTDMSAMFYNCRGLTSLDVSGFNTGKVTDMSNMFNSSSIRNLDVSQFDTSQVTNMNSMFYECAGLTSLDLTNFQTGNVTDMNSMFYGCSGLTSLDLTNFQTGNVTDMNSMFYECAGLTSLDLTNFQTGNVTDMNSMFYGCSGLTSLDLTNFQTGNVTDMNSMFYECAGLTSLDLTNFQTKNVTDMNSMFAYCGNLTSLDLSRFDTSRVTDMTGMFLDCSGLTSLDVSQFDTGQVTDMTGMFDYCNSLTSLNVSQFDTRNVKGMNGMFSDCSSLTDLDVSHFDTGNATNIGQMFQRCSRLTALDVSHFDTGKVTDMSSTFQGCSRLTALDVSHFDTGKVTDMSSMFAQCSGLTDLDLSHFQPENITNMSQMFSGCSGVTILDLSGFKTAVDPSVDEMFSGCTAVKIIDFGQYKANTIPDTMFSNFTSDVPFIIIAPSQGIQNYDFSTVRPLSMMELTTIKGSFPNQSKDETARLNHYVYESREALADGISNAQDEHRPFYPTYYLLRWDPNGLSSDYPVEELWNRANGSYTAVWWPADVKLRSRFFR, from the coding sequence ATGAAGAAATCCTTTTTATTTAGGCCAAGGCTTGCACGAGAAGGGGAGGTTGACCATATAAATACGATAGAAGATTCAAGAAAAAGGAGAGATATGATGGCAACATTTAATTTGGATAATTGGGATTATGATGACACAATCCCGGATAAATATATCTTAAATGGGTGGAAGGGAAGTAGCACGGAAACGGAAATCTATATTCCAGGTGAATATAGTGGGCGCCAAGTTAGCGTCAAAGATCTTAAAATTTTTCCAAGCTCTATGACACACCTACAACTGGAGGAAGTGAGTGGGAAAAAAGTACAATTAGAAACCACTGACCTATTAGAATCTTTTAAAAATAACCAGACGGTCCTTAACCTGAATTTAACTGGACTAGATACGAGTCAGGTCACGAATATGTCTCAAATGTTTTTCGACTGTCAAGAAATGACGGATTTAAGCTTAAGTGGTTTAGATACAAGTCAAGTTACTGATATGAGTGCGATGTTTTATAACTGCAGGGGATTAACAAGTTTAGATGTGAGTGGATTTAATACGGGGAAAGTAACGGATATGTCTAACATGTTTAATAGCAGTAGCATAAGGAACCTAGATGTAAGTCAATTTGATACGAGTCAGGTCACGAACATGAATTCCATGTTTTATGAGTGTGCGGGTTTAACAAGTTTGGACCTGACGAATTTTCAAACCGGGAATGTGACCGATATGAATTCCATGTTTTATGGGTGTTCGGGTTTAACAAGTTTGGACCTGACGAATTTTCAAACCGGGAATGTGACCGATATGAATTCCATGTTTTATGAGTGTGCGGGTTTAACAAGTTTGGACCTGACGAATTTTCAAACCGGGAATGTGACCGATATGAATTCCATGTTTTATGGGTGTTCGGGTTTAACAAGTTTGGACCTGACGAATTTTCAAACCGGGAATGTGACCGATATGAATTCCATGTTTTATGAGTGTGCGGGTTTAACAAGTTTGGACCTGACGAATTTTCAGACCAAGAATGTGACCGATATGAATTCCATGTTTGCCTATTGCGGTAACTTAACGAGTTTAGATTTGAGTCGATTTGACACAAGTCGGGTCACGGATATGACGGGGATGTTTTTAGACTGCTCTGGCTTAACGAGTTTAGATGTGAGCCAATTTGACACAGGTCAGGTCACGGATATGACGGGGATGTTCGATTACTGTAATAGCCTAACGAGTTTAAATGTGAGTCAATTCGATACAAGAAATGTCAAAGGTATGAATGGGATGTTTTCCGACTGTTCGAGTTTAACGGATTTAGATGTGAGCCATTTTGATACAGGGAATGCGACGAATATAGGTCAAATGTTTCAGAGGTGTAGTCGTCTGACTGCTTTAGACGTTAGCCATTTTGATACAGGGAAAGTGACGGATATGAGCTCTACGTTTCAGGGGTGTAGTCGTCTGACTGCTTTAGATGTGAGCCATTTTGATACAGGAAAAGTGACGGATATGAGTTCTATGTTTGCCCAATGTTCCGGGTTAACCGATTTGGACTTGAGTCATTTTCAACCCGAGAATATCACAAATATGAGTCAAATGTTTAGTGGGTGTAGTGGCGTAACAATCCTGGACTTAAGTGGATTCAAAACGGCTGTGGACCCAAGTGTGGATGAGATGTTTAGTGGGTGTACAGCGGTAAAAATTATTGATTTTGGTCAATATAAGGCAAATACGATTCCAGATACTATGTTTTCAAACTTCACATCGGATGTTCCATTTATCATAATCGCCCCTTCTCAAGGGATTCAAAATTACGATTTTTCAACGGTTCGTCCATTATCGATGATGGAACTAACGACGATTAAGGGGAGTTTTCCAAATCAATCGAAGGATGAAACAGCACGTCTTAATCATTATGTTTATGAAAGTCGGGAGGCATTGGCGGATGGCATTAGCAATGCACAGGACGAGCATCGCCCCTTCTATCCAACATATTATTTGTTGCGATGGGATCCTAACGGGTTAAGCTCAGATTATCCAGTGGAAGAACTATGGAACCGAGCGAATGGTAGCTATACGGCAGTTTGGTGGCCCGCCGATGTGAAACTTCGTTCACGTTTTTTCCGCTGA
- a CDS encoding BspA family leucine-rich repeat surface protein — protein sequence MGNVLNMSGMFSGCSGFTGLDVSGFDTKSVTNMNSMFASCSRLTNLDVSGFDTTNVTDMRSMFNECSGLTGLDVSGFDTINVTNMSCMFEGCSELTSLDLGRFNLENVQFKWDTFKGCTQLKIIDLGQCQWTTADNLFGFQSNIPLIIISPSIGIQNYDFSNIRPRSGLKYKAGQGSFLGGLKEKTEYPGQYVYESREALARAIPDINLSERPNYATYFFLRWDAKPLSASNSLEELWNRANGSYTAVWWPADVKLRSRFFR from the coding sequence ATGGGAAATGTCCTGAATATGAGTGGGATGTTTTCGGGTTGTAGCGGGTTCACAGGTTTAGATGTGAGTGGGTTTGATACGAAAAGTGTCACGAATATGAATTCCATGTTTGCTAGTTGTAGTAGGTTAACGAATTTAGATGTAAGTGGGTTTGATACGACAAATGTCACGGATATGAGATCCATGTTTAATGAATGTAGTGGGTTAACGGGTTTAGATGTAAGTGGGTTTGATACGATAAATGTCACGAATATGAGTTGCATGTTTGAGGGATGTAGTGAGTTAACGAGTTTAGATTTAGGTAGATTTAATCTGGAAAACGTTCAGTTTAAATGGGATACGTTTAAAGGATGTACTCAATTAAAAATTATTGATTTAGGGCAATGTCAGTGGACAACTGCGGATAATTTATTTGGATTTCAATCTAATATTCCGCTTATTATAATCTCCCCGTCTATCGGTATTCAAAACTATGATTTTTCAAACATTCGCCCACGATCAGGTTTAAAATATAAGGCAGGTCAGGGAAGTTTTCTCGGAGGATTAAAAGAAAAAACGGAATATCCAGGTCAATATGTCTATGAGAGTCGGGAAGCATTGGCAAGAGCAATCCCGGATATAAATTTGTCTGAAAGACCAAACTATGCAACATATTTCTTCCTACGGTGGGACGCTAAACCCTTATCAGCGTCTAATTCTTTGGAGGAATTGTGGAACCGAGCGAATGGTAGCTATACGGCAGTTTGGTGGCCCGCCGATGTGAAACTTCGTTCACGTTTTTTCCGCTGA
- a CDS encoding BspA family leucine-rich repeat surface protein, with protein MLETTDLRSSLISRTPLNIIDLSGLDTSTVQDRSYMFNGCSELQEFNLASFNTTRMSKMDDMFTGE; from the coding sequence ATGTTAGAAACAACGGATTTAAGGAGCTCTCTTATTAGCAGAACACCATTAAACATCATTGATTTAAGTGGTCTAGATACAAGTACTGTACAAGATAGGAGTTATATGTTTAATGGTTGTAGTGAATTGCAGGAGTTCAATCTTGCATCATTTAATACGACAAGGATGAGCAAAATGGATGATATGTTTACGGGGGAGTAA
- the queC gene encoding 7-cyano-7-deazaguanine synthase QueC has protein sequence MKQKAVVVFSGGQDSTTCLFWALKQFDEVIAVTFDYQQRHIAELQCAKEICHELGIEHHVLDMSLLNQLAPNALTRSEIDITPGAEGELPSTFVEGRNLLFLSFAGVLAKVKGAKHLITGVCETDFSGYPDCRDIFIKSLNVTLNLSMDTDFVIHTPLMWLNKAETWELADQLGQFDYIRTKTLTCYEGIIGSGCGTCPACQLRQRGLDHYLMKKKAGN, from the coding sequence ATGAAACAAAAAGCAGTCGTCGTATTTAGTGGGGGACAAGATTCAACCACCTGTTTATTTTGGGCGTTAAAACAGTTTGATGAAGTCATCGCGGTTACATTTGATTACCAACAACGTCACATCGCCGAATTACAGTGTGCAAAAGAAATCTGTCACGAATTAGGAATTGAACATCATGTTCTTGATATGTCTTTATTGAATCAGTTAGCTCCAAATGCATTAACACGTTCAGAGATTGACATTACACCAGGGGCGGAAGGGGAACTTCCTTCAACCTTTGTCGAAGGGCGAAATTTATTATTTTTAAGTTTTGCCGGTGTGTTAGCTAAAGTTAAAGGCGCTAAACACCTCATTACAGGGGTCTGCGAAACCGATTTTTCCGGCTATCCCGATTGTCGAGATATCTTTATCAAATCGTTAAATGTCACACTCAATTTAAGTATGGATACGGATTTCGTCATTCACACGCCCCTCATGTGGTTAAATAAAGCCGAAACGTGGGAGCTTGCCGACCAACTCGGTCAATTTGACTATATTCGGACCAAAACATTAACATGTTATGAAGGCATCATCGGAAGTGGGTGTGGGACATGCCCGGCTTGCCAATTACGCCAACGAGGGCTTGACCACTATTTAATGAAAAAGAAAGCGGGGAACTAA
- the queE gene encoding putative 7-carboxy-7-deazaguanine synthase QueE, translated as MFKVIETFVSIDGEGPTSGELAAFVRFSDCNLRCAWCDTTYSWDGTSCVTKMGVEDIYQWIQEANVKNVTLTGGEPLIQPGIGHLLDRLVQDDRLVIHIETNGSIDITPLKHRYKEQNVHFIIDYKGGESRMNRHMCLNNLTVVDQKDVYKFVIASETDLQDALSVIKQSQLSTRCPVYFSPVTDLISPAEVVAFMKEKQLNDVRLQLQLHKYIWPKEMRGV; from the coding sequence ATGTTCAAAGTAATTGAAACGTTCGTCTCGATTGATGGAGAAGGTCCGACATCAGGCGAGTTAGCCGCCTTCGTCCGCTTTTCTGATTGTAATTTAAGATGTGCTTGGTGCGATACTACCTACTCATGGGATGGAACGAGTTGTGTTACAAAAATGGGAGTAGAAGACATTTACCAGTGGATTCAAGAGGCGAATGTTAAAAACGTGACCTTAACCGGTGGGGAACCGTTAATTCAACCCGGCATTGGGCACTTGTTGGATCGATTAGTCCAAGATGATCGTTTAGTGATTCATATTGAAACGAATGGATCCATCGATATCACCCCATTAAAACATCGATATAAGGAACAAAACGTCCACTTTATTATCGACTATAAAGGTGGGGAGAGCCGAATGAATCGTCACATGTGCCTAAATAATCTAACTGTTGTCGATCAAAAAGATGTTTATAAATTTGTTATTGCGAGTGAGACGGACTTACAGGACGCGCTTTCGGTAATAAAACAGTCGCAGTTATCGACACGTTGCCCGGTCTATTTTAGCCCAGTCACGGATTTGATTTCCCCGGCAGAAGTGGTGGCGTTTATGAAAGAGAAGCAGTTAAATGATGTTCGCTTGCAACTCCAATTACACAAATATATTTGGCCAAAAGAGATGAGGGGAGTTTAA